In Candidatus Binatia bacterium, the sequence TTGACGGACGTACGGGAGCAAGACCGGAGTGGCAAAGAGATTGTCCACTGGAACGTTGAAAAAGCCCTGGATCTGGCCGGCGTGTAGATCCACCGTAAGAACCCGTGAGGCGCCGGCAGTCGTAATCAGGTCCGCGACGAGTTTCGCGCTGATCGGCACGCGGGGGGCGACTTTCCGGTCTTGGCGGGCATAGCCGAAGTACGGGATCACAGCGGTAATGCGCTTTGCCGACGCACGGCGGAACGCATCAAGCATGAGGAGGAGTTCAATGAGGTTGTCATTTACCGGCGTGCAGGTGGATTGGATGACAAACACATCGCCGCCGCGCACGTTCTCGTCGATCTCGACCAGGATTTCACCGTCACTGAAGCGGCGCACATCCGCGGCCCCTCGCGGCACGTTCAGGTACGCGCACACGGCACTGGCCAGCTCGGCATTAGAATTACCTGCGAAGACTTTGATCTCGTCTTTCACTTGTTCGCCTAAAAAATATCCATCAACGTATACTGGGCGGGAAGGATTCGAACCTTCGATACCGGATCCAAAGTCCGGGGCCTTACCGCTTGGCGACCGCCCATCAACATCCTACAACTGGTGACATGGCCAAGGTCTCAACCGGTTCCGCCCACAAGCCCAGCTGGCGCAGCCGTATCGCCGCGTTTCGTGCCGACTCGAGATCTCGCCACACCCCGAAGACTGCTGCACCGCTCCCGGTCATGAGCGCACCCACTGCACCCTCTTTCATAAGCCGAGCCTTCAGAGACAACACTTCGGGATGAATTTGCGCCGCTGCCTCTTCGAGATCGTTCACCAGCAATTCCGGACTCAGCCCGTGACCACTGACGAATTCGAGGATGTTACTGACCCCTGCTGGTCTTGTCAATGAAACGTTCACGCGGGAATAGACCAATTGGGTGGAGAGGGAGTATCCATCCCAGCATATCACCAGCGATAGACGGCGCGGAAGGCTCAGCGGAGTTATCCGTTCCCCAACTCCCTGGACTCGCGCCGGGCATCCGTGCACAAAAAACGTCACGTCGGCACCGATTTGGGCACCTAACTCACCCAGTTCGGCGGTTGCCAACGGCCCACCGAGCAGGCGATTCAGCGCCAGCAGTACAGCAGCACCGTCGCTGCTACCACCACCCAATCCACTCCCAACCGGAATGCGCTTGCGGAGGTCGATATCCACCGAGACTGCGCGTTTGACACG encodes:
- a CDS encoding ribose-phosphate pyrophosphokinase; translation: MKDEIKVFAGNSNAELASAVCAYLNVPRGAADVRRFSDGEILVEIDENVRGGDVFVIQSTCTPVNDNLIELLLMLDAFRRASAKRITAVIPYFGYARQDRKVAPRVPISAKLVADLITTAGASRVLTVDLHAGQIQGFFNVPVDNLFATPVLLPYVRQRLNQDDVSVVSPDAGGVERARAFAKHLDAALAIIDKRRARANEVAEMHIVGEVRGRTAILVDDMVDTAGTLAAAAAALKESGARAVMACCTHPVLSGEAITRIEQSALTQLIVTDTIPLSPRAQSCSKIKVLSVAHLLGEAIRRTHDEESISSLFV
- the ispE gene encoding 4-(cytidine 5'-diphospho)-2-C-methyl-D-erythritol kinase — encoded protein: MYREERLLAPAKVNLCLRVVGRRTDGYHLLDSLMVPISLYDELTVKVGSAARGADPEQSIRVSSDSGNAPGGPTNLAYRAAAMFLTRVKRAVSVDIDLRKRIPVGSGLGGGSSDGAAVLLALNRLLGGPLATAELGELGAQIGADVTFFVHGCPARVQGVGERITPLSLPRRLSLVICWDGYSLSTQLVYSRVNVSLTRPAGVSNILEFVSGHGLSPELLVNDLEEAAAQIHPEVLSLKARLMKEGAVGALMTGSGAAVFGVWRDLESARNAAIRLRQLGLWAEPVETLAMSPVVGC